Proteins encoded together in one Campylobacter concisus window:
- a CDS encoding agmatine deiminase family protein, which produces MRAYAEWEEQELLFLSLPHSKSDWEPYLEEILASYEELVAAVTPYEKVVLICPDEANFDRFKKFKNVEFVKLETDDTWIRDYGMIDVCTKDGIKSYDFKFNAWGGKFKSSKDDAINLELAKIYRTKLEPVDMILEGGSVEFNGDGVLLTTSKCLLNENRNKALSKEQIEEKLKNLFGLKRIIWLENGFIKGDDTDSHIDTLARFITPDMVAYAACDDKSDEHFDELKKMEDELKKTGFKLLALPLPKPKFYDGKRLGCTYANFIFINGALIVPIYNDENDEKVLNLLAKALPDRKIIGVNSLVFVRQNGSLHCSSQNRYKRA; this is translated from the coding sequence GTGAGAGCGTATGCAGAGTGGGAAGAGCAGGAGCTTTTGTTTTTATCACTGCCACATAGTAAGAGCGACTGGGAGCCTTATTTAGAGGAGATTTTGGCGAGCTATGAGGAGCTTGTGGCTGCTGTTACGCCCTATGAAAAGGTGGTGCTCATCTGCCCTGATGAGGCAAATTTTGATAGATTTAAGAAATTTAAAAATGTTGAGTTTGTCAAGCTTGAGACTGACGATACTTGGATCAGAGACTACGGCATGATCGACGTTTGCACCAAGGACGGCATAAAGAGCTACGACTTTAAATTTAACGCTTGGGGCGGTAAATTTAAGAGCTCAAAAGATGATGCGATAAATTTGGAGCTAGCTAAAATTTATAGGACCAAGCTTGAGCCGGTTGATATGATACTAGAGGGCGGAAGTGTCGAGTTTAACGGAGATGGCGTGCTTTTAACCACCTCAAAATGCCTGCTAAATGAAAATAGAAACAAAGCACTTAGCAAAGAGCAGATCGAAGAAAAACTAAAAAATTTATTTGGCTTAAAGCGTATCATCTGGCTTGAAAATGGCTTTATAAAAGGCGATGACACAGATAGTCACATCGATACTTTAGCGCGCTTTATCACGCCTGATATGGTAGCCTACGCAGCTTGTGATGACAAGAGCGATGAACACTTTGATGAGCTTAAAAAGATGGAGGATGAGCTTAAAAAAACTGGCTTTAAGCTACTTGCTCTGCCGCTACCAAAACCTAAATTTTATGATGGCAAAAGGCTTGGCTGCACCTATGCAAACTTTATCTTTATAAATGGTGCGCTAATCGTGCCAATATATAACGACGAAAACGATGAAAAGGTGCTAAATTTACTAGCCAAGGCACTGCCAGACAGAAAGATCATCGGTGTAAATTCACTAGTTTTTGTCCGTCAAAATGGCTCGCTTCACTGCTCAAGCCAAAATAGATACAAAAGGGCTTAG
- a CDS encoding CBU_0592 family membrane protein, with protein MIDLFQIIGFLGMICIVMGYFLLQIGHLNSHDLAYQIINLAGAVLLIISLFVHFNLGSFLIEVFWIIITIYGIYKIYKERA; from the coding sequence TTGATCGATCTTTTTCAGATCATCGGCTTTTTAGGGATGATTTGCATCGTGATGGGCTACTTTTTACTTCAGATCGGCCACCTAAATAGCCATGATCTAGCCTATCAGATAATAAATTTAGCAGGTGCGGTGCTGCTTATAATCTCGCTTTTTGTGCACTTTAACCTCGGCTCATTTTTAATAGAGGTCTTTTGGATAATCATTACGATATATGGAATTTATAAAATTTACAAGGAGAGAGCGTGA
- a CDS encoding amino acid ABC transporter permease, which yields MQGVSILFDTQNLLRLLEGLVVSTEISLISIIISVIGGLILGVLMSMKNKFIYLILKICLEIVRIMPQIVWLFLFYFGVSKAFDIHISAFTASLIVFSLWGVFEMMDIVRGAITSIPKHQFESAASLGLSKFQIYFYVIIPLATRRLVPGAVNLLSRMIKTTSIVVLIGVVEVVKVGQQIIERNVFTNPMAPFWIYTLIFFLYFAICYPVSKLSKKLEEKWS from the coding sequence ATGCAAGGAGTTAGTATATTATTTGACACGCAAAATTTGCTAAGACTACTTGAAGGTCTTGTGGTAAGCACTGAAATTTCACTTATCTCGATCATCATCTCCGTTATCGGTGGCCTCATACTTGGCGTTTTGATGAGCATGAAAAACAAATTTATCTATCTTATTTTAAAAATTTGCCTCGAGATCGTGCGCATCATGCCTCAGATCGTCTGGCTATTTTTATTTTATTTTGGCGTTAGCAAGGCTTTTGATATCCATATCTCAGCATTTACCGCCTCGCTCATCGTCTTTAGTCTTTGGGGCGTTTTTGAGATGATGGATATCGTGCGAGGAGCGATCACCTCGATACCAAAGCACCAGTTTGAGTCAGCCGCCTCACTTGGACTTAGCAAATTTCAAATTTACTTTTATGTCATCATCCCACTTGCTACTAGAAGACTGGTGCCTGGAGCTGTAAATTTACTAAGCCGTATGATAAAAACGACCTCTATCGTCGTGTTAATCGGCGTCGTAGAGGTGGTCAAAGTCGGTCAGCAGATCATCGAGCGAAATGTATTTACAAATCCTATGGCGCCATTTTGGATATATACGCTCATATTCTTTTTATATTTTGCGATCTGCTATCCAGTCTCAAAACTATCAAAAAAACTAGAAGAAAAATGGAGCTAA
- a CDS encoding amino acid ABC transporter permease, whose translation MDFEFIEKFYPLFVKAGILTCQIAFLGIVFSILIGIFCMAVKFYKLKFLSKLVDCYVELSRNTPLLIQLFFLYYGLPKLGVSMSGFTCAVVGLSFLGGSYMSESFRLGFEAVRRSQIEAGLSIALSKNQLLRYVILPQAFSVALPSISANVIFLLKETSIVSIVALADLVYVAKDLIGLYYKTDEALFMLVISYLVIILPVSLALSYVEKRVRNARS comes from the coding sequence ATGGATTTTGAGTTTATCGAGAAATTTTACCCCCTTTTTGTAAAGGCTGGGATTCTCACCTGCCAGATCGCATTTTTGGGGATCGTTTTTTCTATTTTGATAGGCATTTTTTGCATGGCTGTGAAATTTTACAAGCTAAAATTTCTCTCAAAACTAGTTGATTGCTACGTTGAGCTTTCAAGAAACACGCCGCTTCTTATCCAGCTATTCTTTTTATACTACGGCTTGCCAAAGCTTGGAGTGTCGATGAGCGGTTTTACCTGTGCAGTCGTGGGGCTTAGTTTTCTTGGTGGCAGCTACATGAGCGAGAGCTTTAGACTGGGCTTTGAGGCGGTGAGAAGGTCACAGATAGAAGCAGGACTTAGCATCGCACTTAGTAAAAACCAACTCCTAAGATACGTCATCTTGCCACAAGCCTTTAGCGTGGCGCTTCCAAGTATCAGCGCAAACGTCATATTTTTACTAAAAGAGACAAGCATCGTTAGCATCGTAGCGCTTGCTGATCTAGTCTATGTCGCAAAGGATCTCATCGGACTTTACTACAAGACAGATGAGGCGCTTTTTATGTTGGTTATTAGCTATCTTGTCATCATCTTGCCAGTCTCGCTGGCGCTTAGCTACGTCGAAAAAAGGGTGAGAAATGCAAGGAGTTAG
- a CDS encoding carbon-nitrogen hydrolase, giving the protein MKVALLQQEFKGTKEATIAKTLELIAEAKKGGADLVVCQELHQTQYFCQSEDTNFFDHANDWQEDVAFWGRVAKENGVVLVTSLFEKRADGLYHNTAFVLERDGSVAGKYRKMHIPDDPGFYEKFYFTPGDIGFEPVETSLGKLGVLVCWDQWYPEAARLMALKGAKILIYPTAIGWFEGDNDDEKSRQLEAWVAVQRGHSVANGLPVVAVNRVGFEKDDSGVMDGIKFWGNSFVFGPQGEQLFRANSTDELCKIVEIDMKRSEEVRRIWPFLRDRRIDAYANITKRFID; this is encoded by the coding sequence ATGAAAGTAGCACTACTTCAACAAGAATTTAAAGGGACAAAAGAGGCGACCATCGCAAAGACACTTGAGCTAATCGCCGAGGCAAAAAAAGGTGGCGCTGATCTAGTTGTCTGCCAAGAGCTGCACCAGACGCAGTACTTTTGCCAAAGCGAGGATACAAATTTCTTTGATCACGCAAACGACTGGCAAGAGGACGTCGCTTTTTGGGGTAGGGTGGCAAAAGAAAATGGCGTGGTTTTGGTTACTTCACTATTTGAAAAGAGAGCTGACGGACTTTATCACAACACTGCTTTTGTCTTAGAGCGCGACGGCAGTGTGGCCGGCAAATACCGCAAAATGCACATCCCTGATGACCCTGGATTTTACGAGAAATTTTACTTCACGCCTGGTGATATCGGCTTTGAGCCAGTTGAAACTAGCCTTGGCAAGCTTGGCGTTTTGGTGTGTTGGGATCAGTGGTATCCAGAGGCAGCAAGGCTAATGGCGCTAAAAGGGGCGAAAATTCTTATCTATCCAACGGCTATTGGCTGGTTTGAGGGCGACAACGACGATGAAAAGTCAAGACAGCTTGAAGCGTGGGTGGCAGTGCAAAGAGGCCATAGCGTGGCAAATGGCCTGCCAGTTGTTGCAGTAAATCGCGTGGGCTTTGAAAAAGATGATAGCGGCGTGATGGATGGGATTAAATTTTGGGGAAATAGCTTTGTTTTTGGGCCACAAGGCGAGCAGCTTTTCCGTGCAAACAGCACAGATGAGCTTTGCAAGATCGTTGAGATAGATATGAAAAGAAGCGAAGAAGTGCGCAGAATTTGGCCATTTTTAAGAGACCGCAGGATCGACGCCTACGCAAATATCACAAAGAGGTTTATCGATTAA
- a CDS encoding TAXI family TRAP transporter solute-binding subunit: MKTTSLALAGLLLATTLSAKEFISIGTGGMTGTYYPIGGAICRLANKNTDVKCSVQSTGGSVYNVNNVLKKELTFGFVQSDVVYDKFNGTGKFDGAKDENLRSVVAIYPELLAFVVAKDSGLTSDLSSFAGKKYNVGNPGSGNEVSTLEVFKAKGFDVSKLGYRGVLTVGECPHALKDKKIDGYSFVVGHPTANITDAATSLPIDILNIEGSEIDSLLKEKPYFAKGVIPKGSYDGVDHDVNTIGVKAVLVTSKDTKDEAVKAVIKAILDNFDEYKTLHPALKSVKKEDLVQGLSAPLHPAAEAAFKEAGILK; encoded by the coding sequence ATGAAAACTACTTCTTTGGCACTTGCTGGATTGCTTTTGGCAACAACACTTTCAGCAAAAGAATTTATAAGTATCGGCACTGGCGGCATGACAGGTACATACTATCCGATAGGTGGAGCAATCTGCCGTTTGGCAAACAAAAACACCGATGTAAAATGCTCAGTCCAATCAACTGGCGGCTCTGTTTATAACGTAAATAACGTCCTTAAAAAAGAGCTTACATTTGGCTTTGTTCAAAGTGACGTCGTCTATGATAAATTTAACGGCACTGGCAAATTTGACGGAGCAAAAGATGAAAATTTACGCTCAGTAGTTGCGATCTATCCAGAGCTTCTTGCATTTGTTGTAGCAAAAGATAGCGGTCTAACAAGCGATCTCTCTTCATTTGCAGGTAAAAAATACAACGTCGGAAACCCAGGCAGCGGCAACGAAGTGAGCACGCTTGAAGTCTTTAAAGCAAAGGGCTTTGACGTTTCAAAACTAGGATATCGCGGCGTTTTAACAGTTGGCGAATGCCCACATGCACTAAAAGATAAAAAGATAGACGGATATAGCTTTGTCGTTGGTCACCCAACTGCAAACATCACTGATGCAGCGACATCTTTGCCTATTGATATCCTAAACATCGAAGGCAGCGAGATCGATAGCCTTCTTAAAGAAAAACCATACTTTGCAAAAGGTGTGATCCCAAAAGGCTCTTATGACGGCGTCGATCACGATGTAAATACTATAGGCGTAAAAGCTGTTTTAGTAACTAGCAAAGATACAAAAGATGAGGCTGTAAAAGCTGTGATAAAAGCTATCTTAGATAACTTTGATGAGTATAAAACTCTTCACCCAGCGCTAAAATCAGTTAAAAAAGAGGATCTTGTTCAAGGTCTTTCAGCTCCGCTTCACCCAGCTGCAGAGGCTGCATTTAAAGAGGCAGGTATCTTAAAATAA
- a CDS encoding M48 family metallopeptidase has product MALEKQKVARKTPSLRQKSLNLDFYGLSVLINFKTNVKAMRLRVGKDAKITLSMPFYSTQKMALSFLETHRIWLENSYKKALLNLPKDDEMKFLGQIYKIKFDESVKMPFFEDKFIITPNLKALERFKKARAKELFLELVSYYQPHINKPVSRIVIRDSKTRWGSCNHKKGYINLSLRLIEKPLSAVRYVVLHELTHLLYPHHQSSFYKFIEAIMPDYKEQEQILKS; this is encoded by the coding sequence TTGGCGTTGGAGAAGCAAAAAGTGGCAAGAAAAACGCCTAGTTTGAGGCAAAAGAGCCTAAATTTAGACTTTTATGGCTTAAGCGTTTTAATAAATTTTAAAACAAATGTAAAGGCTATGCGATTAAGAGTTGGCAAGGACGCTAAGATCACGCTTTCTATGCCATTTTACAGCACGCAAAAGATGGCTCTTAGTTTTCTAGAGACGCACAGAATTTGGCTTGAAAACTCATATAAAAAAGCTCTTTTAAATTTGCCAAAAGATGATGAGATGAAATTTCTTGGGCAAATTTATAAGATCAAATTTGATGAGAGCGTAAAGATGCCATTTTTTGAAGATAAATTTATCATAACGCCAAATTTAAAGGCACTTGAGCGCTTTAAAAAAGCAAGAGCAAAAGAGCTATTTTTAGAGCTTGTAAGCTACTATCAGCCTCATATCAATAAACCAGTTAGTCGCATCGTCATAAGAGATAGCAAAACTCGCTGGGGCAGCTGCAACCACAAAAAAGGCTATATAAACTTAAGCCTAAGGCTCATCGAAAAACCGCTCTCAGCCGTGCGATACGTCGTGCTTCACGAGCTTACTCACCTGCTCTATCCGCATCATCAAAGCAGCTTTTATAAATTTATAGAAGCCATCATGCCTGACTACAAAGAGCAAGAGCAAATTTTAAAATCATAA
- a CDS encoding MATE family efflux transporter, with the protein MNLSMKKLVVPIFLDMFLHFITLIINTYMVTKVSVHLVGAMGAGNQVMDLFMTIFNFLSMGCSVVVAQALGAKQNELASSVIHASITSNTVFGIFSAIIIYVFGYNILNLLNVPKELINESFSYLHILGFALLFDGIGMVLAAVLRVYNFATGVMLTSVLMNVITIFGNAIALFGWFNLPNLGLQGVALSTLVGRLIGVFVLLYMLTRVAKVQIYLKKLLVVPFGILKKILSVGLPSAGENLLWMAQYMVAFGFIASMGEATLSVQTIYFQITLLVLLCGASISVANEVIVGHLVGASEFNEAYTRTFKALWLGISITLVVVLIAYALKYKIMDALNLDESLRKIMLPLFTLSIVLEAGRTFNIVIVNALRASGDAKFPLATGLIFMWGLSLPLGYFLGIHLGWGIVGVWIGFCADEWLRGLANTWRWRSKKWQEKRLV; encoded by the coding sequence ATGAATCTTTCTATGAAAAAACTGGTCGTACCTATATTTTTAGATATGTTTTTGCACTTTATAACGCTCATCATCAACACCTACATGGTGACAAAAGTGAGCGTGCATCTAGTTGGCGCCATGGGTGCTGGCAATCAAGTGATGGATCTTTTTATGACCATTTTTAACTTTTTAAGCATGGGCTGCTCAGTCGTCGTCGCACAAGCACTTGGAGCAAAGCAAAACGAGCTAGCCTCAAGCGTCATACACGCAAGCATCACGTCAAATACGGTCTTTGGTATATTCTCAGCCATCATCATCTACGTCTTTGGCTACAACATCTTAAATTTACTAAACGTACCAAAAGAGCTCATCAATGAGAGCTTTTCATACCTGCACATCCTTGGCTTTGCATTGCTATTTGATGGCATCGGCATGGTGCTAGCTGCGGTGCTTCGCGTCTACAACTTCGCAACCGGCGTAATGCTAACCTCAGTTTTAATGAACGTCATCACCATTTTTGGCAACGCCATCGCCCTTTTTGGCTGGTTTAACCTGCCAAATTTAGGCTTGCAAGGGGTCGCTCTCTCAACACTTGTAGGTAGACTAATAGGCGTTTTTGTCCTACTTTACATGCTCACTCGCGTAGCAAAAGTTCAAATTTATCTTAAAAAGCTGCTTGTTGTGCCGTTTGGAATTTTAAAGAAAATACTCTCAGTTGGCTTGCCAAGCGCTGGCGAAAATTTACTCTGGATGGCGCAATACATGGTCGCATTTGGCTTTATCGCGAGCATGGGCGAGGCAACTCTTAGCGTGCAGACTATCTACTTTCAGATTACACTTCTAGTCTTGCTTTGTGGAGCAAGTATCAGCGTGGCAAACGAGGTCATCGTTGGGCATTTAGTGGGAGCTAGCGAGTTTAACGAGGCTTACACAAGAACTTTTAAAGCCTTGTGGCTTGGAATTTCTATCACGCTCGTCGTCGTTTTGATCGCCTACGCCTTAAAGTATAAGATCATGGACGCGCTAAATTTAGATGAGAGCTTGCGCAAGATAATGCTACCGCTCTTTACCCTCTCGATCGTGTTAGAAGCTGGCAGAACCTTTAACATCGTCATCGTAAATGCCCTTCGTGCAAGTGGCGACGCGAAATTCCCGCTAGCGACTGGGCTTATCTTTATGTGGGGGCTTTCGCTGCCGCTTGGATATTTCTTAGGCATACACCTTGGCTGGGGCATCGTTGGCGTTTGGATAGGATTTTGCGCTGATGAGTGGCTAAGAGGCCTTGCAAATACTTGGCGTTGGAGAAGCAAAAAGTGGCAAGAAAAACGCCTAGTTTGA
- a CDS encoding amino acid ABC transporter ATP-binding protein — protein MSENILELKKINKFYGELHALKDINLEVKSGEVVVLLGPSGCGKSTTLRCINGLESIASGEIIIDGEVIDAKFKEWQRIRQKVGMVFQSYELFDHMNVIDNVLLGPLKVQKRDRAEAEKTADMWLSKVGLLDKKFAYPKELSGGQKQRIAIVRSLCLNPEIMLFDEVTAALDPEIVREVLDVILNLAKDGMTMLIVTHEMSFARAVANKIVFMDAGAIVEISEPEEFFTNPKSERAKKFLNLFSF, from the coding sequence ATGAGCGAAAATATCTTAGAACTTAAAAAAATAAACAAATTTTATGGAGAGCTTCACGCCTTAAAGGATATAAATTTAGAGGTAAAAAGTGGCGAAGTGGTCGTGCTTCTTGGACCATCAGGCTGTGGCAAGAGCACAACTCTTAGGTGCATAAACGGCCTTGAGAGCATAGCAAGCGGCGAGATCATCATAGACGGCGAAGTGATAGATGCTAAATTTAAAGAGTGGCAAAGGATCCGCCAAAAAGTCGGCATGGTCTTTCAAAGCTACGAGCTATTTGATCATATGAACGTCATAGACAACGTCCTTCTTGGGCCTTTGAAGGTGCAAAAAAGAGATAGGGCCGAGGCTGAAAAAACGGCTGATATGTGGCTAAGCAAGGTTGGGCTACTTGATAAGAAATTTGCCTATCCAAAGGAGCTAAGCGGCGGCCAAAAGCAGCGTATAGCCATCGTTAGAAGCCTTTGCTTAAACCCTGAGATCATGCTATTTGACGAGGTTACGGCTGCGCTTGATCCTGAGATCGTTAGAGAAGTGCTTGATGTGATACTAAATTTAGCCAAAGACGGCATGACGATGCTAATAGTCACCCACGAGATGAGCTTTGCAAGGGCGGTTGCAAATAAGATCGTATTTATGGACGCTGGAGCGATCGTGGAGATCAGTGAGCCAGAGGAGTTTTTTACTAATCCAAAGAGCGAGCGAGCGAAGAAATTTCTAAATTTATTCTCGTTTTAG
- a CDS encoding TRAP transporter permease: MNEVNDNEEQFVEVKTREINSNIYNYFIAFACFSWSVFQLYIAYFPLNTNISRSVHLAFAVGLVFLLYPVTFHKKAHSSLPFYDLVFCVVGVVAVLYPAVYFYELADRTGDYITQDIVISFLAIIVLLEAGRRVMGPALPIICILFLIYDHFGPYMPDIIAHQGASFEKIAGHMFLTTEGIFGVPIGVSVSFIYLFVLFGSLLERAGAGQYFINLAFSLLGKYRGGPAKASVIASGLTGMVSGSSTANVVTVGTFTIPLMKKAGLSRTKAGAIEVAAGVNGQLMPPIMGAAAFIIAEFLGMTYTNVMMAAVIPAFACYLSLFFIVHLESVKLGLKGINQSEFHSRFKIFVSGLHYITPILILLYTLLIAKESAIAAAFNAIGFLFLIMIFQEPTKKLASGEKVGLSDVLLGFEDIFWAMVAAAKSMTTIAIATALAGIIVGSISLTGLGQVLSDLVELLAGDNIMMILVLTALMSLILGMGLPTTANYIVVSSLVAPVILFLAHKNGFLIPAIAVHLFVFYFGILADDTPPVGIAAYAAAGIAKANPITVGVQGFFYDLRTAILPFAFFFNNKLMLIESINTSDPLDSKGIVWMSNPLEILLVFGMAIVGMFAFSSLLQGYYVTKLRIWERVLLIPVVPLALVPNICVKFGLMPNEYTAYIVAAALYGFIFMTQWGIKDKPLDQIRAI; this comes from the coding sequence ATGAACGAAGTTAATGACAACGAAGAACAATTTGTCGAAGTAAAGACAAGAGAGATAAATAGCAATATTTACAACTATTTTATCGCATTTGCGTGTTTCTCTTGGTCAGTTTTTCAGCTTTATATAGCGTATTTCCCACTAAATACTAACATTTCGCGCTCAGTGCACCTAGCTTTTGCGGTTGGGCTTGTATTTTTGCTCTATCCAGTCACTTTTCATAAAAAGGCTCACTCAAGTTTGCCATTTTACGACCTAGTTTTTTGCGTGGTAGGCGTTGTTGCCGTGCTTTATCCAGCGGTTTATTTTTACGAGCTAGCTGATAGGACAGGGGATTATATCACTCAAGATATCGTAATATCGTTTTTAGCGATCATTGTCTTGCTTGAAGCCGGCAGGCGTGTCATGGGACCAGCGCTTCCTATCATTTGTATATTATTTTTGATATATGATCACTTTGGTCCTTATATGCCAGACATCATCGCTCATCAAGGCGCTAGCTTTGAAAAGATCGCAGGACACATGTTTTTGACAACCGAGGGCATCTTTGGCGTGCCTATCGGCGTTAGCGTTAGTTTTATCTATCTTTTTGTTCTTTTTGGCTCATTGTTAGAGCGAGCAGGTGCTGGACAATACTTTATAAATTTAGCCTTCTCACTTCTTGGCAAATATAGAGGTGGTCCAGCTAAAGCTTCAGTCATCGCAAGTGGCCTAACTGGCATGGTTTCAGGCAGCTCCACAGCAAACGTCGTAACCGTTGGTACATTTACCATTCCGCTTATGAAAAAAGCTGGTCTTTCACGCACAAAAGCTGGTGCTATCGAGGTTGCAGCTGGCGTAAATGGACAGCTCATGCCTCCTATCATGGGTGCGGCTGCTTTTATCATAGCTGAGTTTTTAGGTATGACATATACAAATGTTATGATGGCAGCGGTCATTCCAGCATTTGCTTGTTATTTATCGCTATTTTTTATCGTGCATTTAGAGAGCGTCAAGCTTGGACTAAAAGGCATAAATCAGAGCGAATTTCACTCAAGATTTAAAATTTTTGTAAGCGGACTTCACTATATAACGCCTATTTTGATCCTGCTTTATACGCTTTTAATCGCAAAAGAGTCAGCCATAGCTGCAGCGTTTAATGCGATTGGATTTTTATTTTTGATAATGATCTTTCAAGAGCCAACTAAAAAGCTAGCTTCAGGCGAAAAAGTAGGGCTAAGCGACGTGCTTCTTGGCTTTGAGGATATATTTTGGGCGATGGTCGCAGCTGCAAAGAGCATGACTACAATAGCCATCGCAACCGCGCTTGCAGGCATCATCGTGGGCTCTATCTCGCTTACCGGCCTTGGTCAGGTACTTTCTGATCTAGTTGAGCTTTTAGCAGGCGATAACATCATGATGATCCTAGTTTTAACAGCTCTTATGTCGCTTATCCTTGGCATGGGTCTTCCAACGACAGCAAACTATATCGTCGTCTCAAGCCTTGTTGCACCAGTTATCTTGTTTTTAGCGCATAAAAATGGCTTTTTGATCCCTGCCATTGCCGTGCATCTTTTTGTATTTTACTTTGGAATTTTAGCCGATGACACGCCACCAGTTGGCATCGCAGCCTACGCAGCAGCGGGCATCGCTAAAGCAAATCCAATAACCGTTGGCGTGCAAGGGTTCTTTTACGATCTAAGAACAGCGATCTTACCATTTGCCTTTTTCTTTAACAACAAACTTATGTTAATTGAGAGCATAAACACGAGCGATCCACTTGATTCAAAAGGGATAGTCTGGATGAGCAACCCACTTGAAATTTTGCTCGTCTTTGGCATGGCGATCGTGGGTATGTTTGCCTTTTCAAGCTTGCTTCAAGGCTACTACGTCACAAAGCTTAGGATTTGGGAGAGGGTGCTACTTATCCCAGTCGTGCCTCTAGCACTTGTGCCAAACATCTGCGTGAAATTTGGTCTAATGCCAAACGAATACACAGCCTACATCGTAGCAGCAGCTCTTTATGGATTTATCTTTATGACCCAGTGGGGCATAAAAGATAAACCGCTTGATCAAATAAGAGCGATTTAA
- a CDS encoding cation diffusion facilitator family transporter encodes MSSPFDYEFNSINKQECTQGENKAVIAAGACAFLLALVKFAAGLFSGSVAVLGSAIDSMLDFIVSLLNLFALRKSRKQADERFNFGYTKLEALAALFECVIIVLAAGYIFYESVKKFSEPNLEIDLGLSLGVMVFSVVVTLCLVLFLNQISKKSGNLIIKADALHYKIDLFSNLAVIISLLIIKFSGFVMIDAIFGIVISGYIAQSAISLGKDALGVLLDHAASPEITDEIIKMIKAKQRISDFHYLNTRQSANTIFLTLHLVFDKDISLYDAHEVADSLEAEIREKFKEFSWQITTHLDPYNDKEGR; translated from the coding sequence TTGTCAAGTCCGTTTGATTATGAGTTTAACAGCATAAATAAGCAGGAGTGCACGCAGGGCGAAAATAAGGCTGTTATCGCAGCTGGAGCATGCGCTTTTTTGCTCGCACTTGTGAAATTTGCAGCTGGACTTTTTAGCGGCTCAGTTGCTGTGCTTGGCTCTGCGATTGATTCAATGCTTGATTTTATCGTTTCGCTTTTAAATTTATTTGCGCTTAGAAAGTCAAGAAAGCAAGCCGATGAGAGATTTAACTTTGGCTACACAAAGCTAGAGGCGTTAGCAGCGCTATTTGAGTGTGTCATCATCGTGCTGGCTGCTGGATATATATTTTATGAGAGCGTTAAGAAATTTAGCGAGCCAAATTTAGAGATAGACCTTGGCTTAAGCCTTGGTGTGATGGTCTTTTCGGTAGTTGTGACGCTATGTTTGGTGCTATTTTTAAACCAAATTTCTAAAAAAAGTGGCAACCTTATCATAAAAGCAGACGCACTGCACTACAAGATCGACCTTTTTAGCAACCTTGCTGTCATTATTTCTCTTCTTATCATTAAATTTAGCGGATTTGTGATGATAGATGCGATCTTTGGTATCGTGATAAGCGGCTACATCGCTCAAAGCGCCATAAGCCTTGGCAAAGACGCCCTTGGTGTCTTGCTAGATCACGCGGCAAGCCCTGAGATCACGGACGAGATCATCAAGATGATAAAGGCAAAGCAGAGGATTTCAGACTTTCACTACCTAAATACAAGACAGAGCGCAAATACCATATTTTTAACGCTGCATTTAGTTTTTGACAAAGATATCTCGCTTTACGACGCGCACGAGGTGGCTGACTCGCTTGAAGCTGAGATAAGAGAGAAATTTAAGGAATTTTCGTGGCAGATAACCACGCATTTAGACCCATACAACGACAAAGAAGGGAGATGA
- a CDS encoding tetratricopeptide repeat protein — translation MKKMIFISLLAACALAGDFEDGLKAYADSNFTEALSKFEAGCAANDARSCAKAGAIYQLGKTDVPDSNKALEFYNKACQGGEKEGCSAAGGIYLNSDPQKARELFNKACEQNDGYSCGMIGSILIEAKKFKEAYTFLEKGCKLSDKMSCEFAGDLKRSKQL, via the coding sequence ATGAAAAAAATGATTTTTATCTCGCTTCTCGCAGCTTGCGCTCTAGCAGGCGACTTTGAAGATGGCTTGAAAGCTTATGCTGACTCAAATTTCACTGAGGCTTTGTCTAAATTTGAAGCAGGTTGCGCGGCAAATGACGCAAGATCGTGCGCAAAAGCAGGTGCGATCTACCAGCTTGGCAAAACTGATGTGCCAGATAGCAACAAAGCGTTAGAGTTTTACAACAAAGCTTGCCAAGGTGGCGAAAAAGAGGGTTGCTCAGCAGCTGGTGGAATTTATCTAAACAGCGATCCACAAAAGGCAAGAGAGCTTTTTAACAAAGCTTGCGAGCAAAACGACGGCTACTCTTGCGGCATGATAGGCTCGATACTAATAGAAGCTAAGAAATTTAAAGAGGCTTACACCTTCTTAGAAAAAGGCTGCAAACTAAGCGATAAGATGTCTTGCGAGTTTGCAGGCGATCTAAAACGCTCAAAACAACTTTGA